From the genome of Streptomyces ficellus:
CGTAGTAGTTGAAGCCGCTCTTCCACTTCTTGTAGAGGTCATGGTCGTAGGAGGTCGAGACGTAGGGCGAGTCCTGGTTGACCAGGACGTACTTCTCGATGTCGTACTGGCCGTCGAGCGGCGCCTTCGGGTGGAAGCCCTGCTCGAAGATCACCGCGGGCGGGCGGTTGTCGGCACGGTAGAGCTGCTTGCAGTTGGCCCGCCAGGACGGGGCGGGGGTGATCCGGTCGGGGTCGACCCTGCGGTCGGCCGCCGGGTACAGCCGGTCCTCGACGACGGGGCAGCTCGCCGGGCCTTTCGCCGCGACGGCGAAGGCGGGGACGGCGGAGGCGGGGGCGGCGGGGGCGGCCGTGGCGACGGCGGAGGCGGTCCCGGTGGACGGGGTGGCCTCGGTGGAGGCCGCGGGCACGAGCACGGCGGCGACGGACATGGCGAGCAGGGCGGCGCGGCGCCGCAGGCGAGGTGTGATCACGGCGATCACCCTGTCGGCCGGGCGGCCCACCGCTGTGGATCTTCACCCGATCGGCGGCGTGTCAGCGGAAGACGCCGGGTGTCAGCGGAAGACGCCGGTGTGGCCGAGGGAGTACCGGCCGGGCTGGGGGTAGACGGCCAGGCCGTGCGGGCCGCCGCCGACCGGGATGCGGGCGAGCTGCTTGCCGGTGGTGGTGTCGATGGCGTACACCTCGGAGTCGTAGCGGCCGGACAGCCACAGCACCTTGCCGTCGGCGGAGACGCCGCCCATGTCCGGCGAACCGCCGTCCGGCAGCCACCACTTCTTGGTCAGCCTGTTCTTGGCGAAGTCGAAGACGGAGACGGAGCCCTCGCCGCGGTTGGGGATGTACATCTCCCTGGAGTCGCGCGAGACGTACAGGCCGTGGCAGCCCTTGCCGGTGGGCAGGAGCCGCGGGGTGGCGAAGGAGTCGCCGTCGAGCACCCACACGCCGTGCGCCATCATGTCGGCGACGTAGAAGGTCTTGCCGTCCGGTGAGATCTTCACGTCCTGCGGCATGGCGCCCTGGAAGGGCAGTTTCTGCTGGCCGACGACCTTCATCCGCTCGGTGTCGACCTTGAGCAGCTCACCGGAGAACTCGCAGCTGACGATGAAGTACCGGCCGTCGGCGGAGAAGTCGGCGTGGTTGACGCCGTAGCAGGAGACCGGTTCGGTGTGGCGCCGCTCCATGGTGTGCGGGTCGCGGAAGACGAGTTCCCGGTCGAGGGAGGCCATCACGACGGCGTACTTGCCGTGGGGCGTGAAGTAGAGGTTGTACGGGTCGTGGACGTCGACGTCCTTGCCCCGCTTGCCGGTGGCGGGGTCGATGGGGGTGAGCGTGTGGCCCCGGTTGTTGTTGACCCAGAGCGTCTTCAGGTCCCAGGACGGCACGACGTGCTGCGGCTGGACCCCGACGGGGATGGTCTCGATCACCTTGTACGTCTTGGGGTCGATGACCGAGACGGTGTTGGACAGCGTGTTGGGGACGTACACCCGGGACGGGAAGCCCTTGACCACCGGGGACAGCCGGCCGGGGCGGTCGGCCGCGTAGAGGTCCTTCGGGTCGAGGACGGGTGGCATGCCCGGCAGCCCCGCGGGGGCGGCCTTCCGCGGTACGGAGAGGGGGGCGGCGGCCTGGCTGCCGCGCGCCTCGGGCCGGTCGCCGCCGGTGCCGCACCCGGGGAGCGCCGCGGCGGCGGCGAGCAGGGCGGCGGCCGCGAGGAGGGTCTTCGATCGTCTCGTCAGGTGCAGCGTCGTCACGCGCCCCATTAGGGCGCCGGGCCGCGCGGTCCGCTCCCCCGGCGACAGGGCGGGCCGGGCGGAATTCCCGCACCAGTCACTGATTCACTCGCCGGATCCCATATTTCTTCATGGTTTGCGAGGCCCGTGGCCCATCTCACCTGCGATTCATTCGCCAGCTGGCCCGATTTGCTGATTTTGGGACGGTTTGCTCTTTTGGTGGCATGGCCCCCTGTCTGCGATAGTCGGAGAACACGACCCCCATTGACCCGGGCCAGGTCGTCCCGGCGGACGTGGACACACCCCCCACGCCGCCCACCAGGGAAGCCCCCGAGGCGCCGCACCCACGGCGCGAGGGGGCTTTCGTGCGTCAGCGGTCGGAGACGCGCATCTCGAACCAGGTGGTCTTGCCGCGCGGGAGCAGGTCCACGCCCCAGCGGTCGGAGAGCTTGTCGACGAGGAAGAGCCCGCGGCCGCTGGTGTCCAGCTCGTGCACCGGCATCAGACAGGGGAGCCCGCGGGAGGGGTCGCGCACCTCGATCCGGATCCATCCACGACGGCGCAGCATCCGGAGCCCGAAGACCCGCGCCCCGGTGTGCCGCACGGCGTTGCCGACGAGCTCGGAGACCAGGAGCACCGCGTGCTCGGCGATCTGCGGGGTCAGGCCCCACTGGCGCAGCACGACGCACTGCGTCAGCCGGCGGGCGGTCGCGGCGGACTCGGGGCGCGACGGCAGCCGCACCTCGTCCTCCGTCGGGTTGCCGAACAGTTCGAGCGCCTTGAGCGCCTGCTCGTCCTCCGCGGCGGGTACCCACCGCGCGGCGGTAGCGCCGCCGCGCTGCCCCGGTTGCTCCACACCTTCCAGCCCCGCCATGCCCACCATGATGGCCGCCCGGCCGGGCCCGCGTGGCCGTTCCCGCGGATTCGGCGCCCCGGGGCGTACCCGTCCCGGGGCGCCGTCCGGCATATGACAGCGGCACACGGCGGTGCGAAAAGCGGGTGTGACCTGCGGTGATACGACTGGCCCGAAAGGGTGGCCCGCGCGGACGACGCCAGAGCCTTAAGACCCCTTTAAGGCTGCCCTAAACCACCCGCAGGGCTGAACTCGCGCCCCGCTACAGGAACTTGGCCTTCCCCGGGCCCTCCTCCACGAAGCTGCGCATTCCGCGCTCCCGGTCCTCGGTGGCGAACAGCCCGGCGAACCAGTTGCGTTCGACGGTCAGACCGGTGTCGATGTCCGTCTCCAGGCCCGTGTCGACGGACTCCTTGGCCGCGCGCAGCGCCAGCGCCGGCCCCTGGGCCAGCTTCGCGGCCCAGGCGTGCGCCTGCTCGTACACCTCGGCCGCCGGTACGACCCGGTCGACGAGCCCCATCGTCAGGGCCTCGTCGGCCTTCACATGGCGTCCGGTGAAGATGAGGTCCTTGGCCTTGGAGGGCCCGACGAGGCGGGCGAGGCGCTGGGTGCCGCCCGCGCCGGGGATGAGGCCGAGGAGGATCTCGGGCTGGCCGAGCTTGGCGTTGTCGCCGGCGATGCGGAAGTCGGCGCACAGCGCCAGCTCGCAGCCGCCGCCCAGCGCGTACCCGGTGACGGCGGCGACGACGGGCTTGGGAATGCGGGCGACGGCGGTGAACGCGTCCTGGAGGCCCTTGGAGCGCAGCACCATGGCCGCGTGGTCCATCGCCTGCATCTCCTTGATGTCCGCGCCGGCCGCGAACACCTTCTCGCCGCCGTACAGCACCACGGCACGGACGTCGTCGCGGCGGGCCGCCTCCTCGGCGAGCTCGCGCAGCCGGTCCTGGGTGGCGACGTCCAGCGCGTTCATGGGCGGGCGGTCCAGACGGATGGTGCCGACGCCTTCGGAGACTTCGAGAGTGACTGTCATACGGGCAGGTTAGCCGCCGTTAACGACAAGGGGCCCGGTGCTGTCCGTCACAGCACCGGGCCCACGCGCCGGGAGTGTTACTTGATCCACTCCGACCACGGCATGTTCCAGCCGTTGAGACCGTTCTCGGGCTGGATCTGCTTGTCCTTGGAGTTCTTCACGACCACCACGTCACCGATGATCGACTGGTTGTAGAACCAGGCGGCCGGGGTCTTCCCGTCGTAGGCGCCGCGCACGTCCCGCAGTCCGACGCAGCCGTGGCTGACGTTGGCGGAGCCGAACGTGGAGCGCGAGGCCCAGTAGTTGCCGTGCACGAAGGTGCCGGAGGTGGACAGGCGCATCGCGTGCGGGACGTCCTTGATGTCGTACTCGCCGCCGAAGCCGACGGTGGCGCCGTTCATCCGGGTCACCTTGTACTTCTCGCTGATGACCATCTGGCCGTTGTACGTCGTCGTGGACGGCGCGCCCGCGGTGATCGGGATGGTCTTGATCAGCTTGCCGTCGCGGACGACCTTCATGGTCTTGGCGCTCGCGTCGACGGTGGACACCTGACTGCGGCCGACGGTGAACGTCACCGTCTTCTGCTGCTTGCCGTACACACCCGGGCGGCCCTCCACGCCGTCCAGGTTCAGCTGCACGGTCACCTTGGTGCCGGCGGCCCAGTACTTCTCGGGGCGGAAGTCGAGGCGGTCGTTGCCGAACCAGTGGCCCTCGATCGGCACGGACGGCACGGCGGTGACCTTGATGGCCTTCTCGACGGCCCCCGGGTCGGTGATGCCACGGGTGAAGTTGATCGAGACCGGCATGCCGACACCGACGGTCGAACCGTCCTCCGGCGTGTAGTGGCCGATGAAGGTGTTCTTCGGTACGAGGGTCGTGAAGGTGGTGTCCTTGGCCGACTCGCGCCCCTCGGCGTCCTCGGCGACCGCGTGCACCTTGTACTTGGTGCCGCCCGCCAGGTGCCGTACCGGCTCCCAGCTCGCGCCGTCACCCGCCAGCTTGCCCTCGACCCGGTTGCCCTTGGAGTCGGCGACCGTGACCGTGGTCAGCTTGCCCTTCTCGGCGGTGACCTTCAGGGCGCCGCTCGTGGCGACCGACGCGGCACCGTCCTTGGGCGCGACGGTCACGACGGCCTGCGAGGCCGCGTTCTTCACCGCGTCGCCGCCCTTGGGCTTCTCCCCGCCCTCGCCGCCGCTCGCGGAGTCCGAGCCCCCGCACGCCGTCACCAGCAGCAGCAACGCCCCCAGCAGCAGGGCCAGCAGCCCCTTGCCCGTCCCGGATCCGCTCCTGCCCGCCCCGGCCGACGCCCCCGATATCGGCTGCACGTCCACTTCGGTGTTCTCCCCTCGCACGGCCTGGCCCCGCCACGGCCCGCACCCCCGCACGCCGCGACTCGCGCGTGCACCGCGATAGATAATCACACCGCGGGCGCTGCGGAGCGCCCGCGAATGTCACCATTCAGTCCCAACGTGTCCAGGTCCGGGGCGGACCGTGCCGGAACGTGCGGGGGTGGCGGAGGGCCGCCGGACTCAGCGGAGGGCGGACCCGGCCCTCCAGTGGGCCCAGTCCATGTTCCAGCCGCCCAGGCCGTTGTCGGGAGACACCTTCCGGTCGGTCGAGTTGACCACCTCCACGACGTCCCCGATCAGCGTCCGCTCGAAGAACCAGCCCGCCGGGGAGTCCTCGCTGCCGCCCTTCTCGTCGTGCAGCCCCACGCACCCGTGACTGACGTTGGCGGTGCCGAACGTGGACCGGGGCGCCCAGTAGTTGCCGTGCAGGAAGGTCCCCGAGTCGGTCAGCCGCATCGCGTGCGGTACGTCCTTGATGTCGTACTCGCCCTTGCCGTCCTTCTTCTTGAAGCCGACGGTGGCCCCGTTCATCCGCGTCACGTCGAACAGCTCCGTCACCACCATCTTCCCGTTGTACGTGGTGGTCTTCGGCGCCCCGGCCGTGATCGGCAGCGTCTTGACCAGCTCGCCGTCCCGCCGCACCTCCATGGTGTGCTTCTCCGCGTCCACCCGGGAGACCTGCGAGCGGCCGACGGTGAACCCGATGGTCTTGTGCTGGATCCCGTACACCCCGGGCGCCCCCTCGACGTCCCGCAGCCGCAGGTCGACGGTGACCTCGGTGCCCGGCTGCCAGTAGGCGCGGGGGCGGAAGTCGAGGCGTTCCTTGCCGAACCAGTGGCCGGACACCTCCACCGCCGGGCGGGAGGTGATCCGGATGGCGCGTTCGACGGCGGCGCGGTTCTCGATCGGCCGGTTGAAGCCGAAGGAGACGATCATGCCGGTGCCGACGGTCGAGCGGTTCTCCGGCTTGAAGTAGCCGATGAACCGGTGCTCGGGCACGGCGGTGGTGAACGTGGTGTGCCGGGCGGACCGCCTGCCGTGCGCGTCGAGCGCGACGGCGTCCACGCTGTACTTGGCGGCCAGCGCGAGCCGCGCCCCGGCCGCCGGGCGCCAGCGCAGCCCGTCCTCGGAGATCGCGCCGGGCACCTCCACCGGCTGGGAGTCCTCGACCTTCACCACCTTGACCCGTTCCAGCCGCCCGCTCGGTACGCGCACCTCCACCCTGCCGTCGGGGGCGACGCCCTTCGCCCCGTCGTCCGGCGTCACCCGGATGGTGTCCTCGGGCGACCGCCCCTTGCCGCCGATGCCGATGTCCAGACCCCCGTCACTGGTGCACCCGGCCAGCCCCGCCATCAGCCCTGCACATGTCATGGCAGCGGCGATGCCGAGCCCTGCCCGCTTCAGTACGTGTCTCACGATGCGACCAACGAGTGCCACCCTCCAGGGGAAACGTGAGTGCGGGTCATGTTGGGATGCGGGCCATCCGGGCAGAACAGGTGCAGGACCATGTGCAGGACCAAGCGCGGGGCCGCGGCAGGGACGCCGCGGCCTCGCGGCGAGTGAGCCGCCATGATGTGGGAGCCGCGGGAGGCCGGCAGGTGTCGAGCGCAGCCGAGCAGCAGGCAGTGCAGCGTGCGGTGGGTGACGCACTGCTGGACGGGAGGCCCGCCTCCGCGGGGGCACGGCGACCGGGGCCGCACGGGTCGCCCCGGGATTCCGGCAGGCCCGCCCCACCCGTGTGGCCGGGCGCGCCCACCCCGCTGGGGGCCCGTTTCCGGGCCGGGCCGGGCGGGGCGTCGGGGACGAACTTCGCGCTCTGGGCGGGCGGGGCTGAGGCGGTGGAACTGTGCCTGTTCGACGAGGACGGCACCGAGACCCGGCTCCCGCTGTCCGAGCTGACGCACGAGATCTGGCACGGCTTCGTCCCGGGCGTGCGACCGGGGCAGCGGTACGGCTACCGGGTGCACGGCCGCTGGGACCCGTGGACGGGGGCCCGCTGGAACGCGGCGAAGCTGCTGCTGGATCCGTACGCGCGGGCGGTGGACGGTGATTTCCGGCTGCCGCCGGAGGTGTACGGGCACGTGCGGGACTGGCCGGAGCAGCAGGTCGCGGACACCGTGCGCGACACGCGGGACTCGGCGCCGTTCGTCCCCAAGGGCGTGGTGGTCCATGACGACGACGACTGGTCCGACGACCGGCGGCCGAAGACGCCGTGGGCGGACTCGGTCATCTACGAGGTCCATGTGCGGGGCTTCACGATGCGGCATCCGGGCATCCCGGAGGAGCTGCGGGGCACGTACGCGGGGCTCGCGCACCCGGCGGCGATCGAGCATCTGGTGTCGCTGGGGGTGACGGCGGTGGAGCTGCTGCCGGTGCACCAGTTCGCGCACGAGGACCACCTGCTGCGGCGGGGCCTGCGGAACTACTGGGGTTACAACTCGATCGGCTACTTCGCGCCGCACGCCGCGTACAGCGCGTCGGGCACGGCGGGGCAGCAGGTGGGCGAGTTCAAGCGGATGGTGAAGGCGCTGCACGCGGCGGGCATCGAGGTCGTCCTCGACGTGGTGTACAACCACACGGCCGAGGCGAGCGAGCTGGGCCCGATGCTGTCGCTGCGGGGGATCGATAACCGCGGCTACTACCGGCTGGCCGCCGACGCCCGCCGGTACGCCGACTACACGGGCTGCGGCAACACCCTGAGCGTCGTCCAGCCGCACGTGCTGCGCCTGATCACCGACTCGCTGCGCTACTGGGTGACGGAGATGGGCGTCGACGGGTTCCGGTTCGACCTGGCGGCGGCGCTGGCGCGGTCGATGCACGACGTGGACATGCTCTCGCCGTTCCTGGCGACGATCGCCCAGGACCCGGTGCTGCGGCGGGTGAAGCTGATCGCCGAGCCGTGGGACGTGGGCAACGGCGGCTACCAGGTGGGGGCGTTCCCGCCGCTGTGGACGGAGTGGAACGACCGCTACCGGGACGCGGTGCGCGACTTCTGGCGGGGCGCCCTGCCCGACGTGCGGGACCTGGGCTACCGGTTGTCGGGATCGAGCGACCTGTACGCGTGGGGCGGGCGGCGGCCGTACGCGTCGGTCAACTTCATCACGGCCCACGACGGGTTCACGCTGCGCGACCTGGTCAGTTACGAGGCGAAGCACAACGAGGCCAACGGGGAGGGCAACCGGGACGGCACCAACGACAACCGGTCCTGGAACTGCGGCGCCGAGGGCGAGACCGACGACCCGGCGGTCAACGCGCTGCGGCGACGGCAGGTGCGGAACCTGC
Proteins encoded in this window:
- a CDS encoding ADP-ribosyltransferase, with translation MITPRLRRRAALLAMSVAAVLVPAASTEATPSTGTASAVATAAPAAPASAVPAFAVAAKGPASCPVVEDRLYPAADRRVDPDRITPAPSWRANCKQLYRADNRPPAVIFEQGFHPKAPLDGQYDIEKYVLVNQDSPYVSTSYDHDLYKKWKSGFNYYVDAPKGVDVNKTIGDTHKYADQEEVAFPGGIARKHIVGACPVDLVKKTEIMTECEDNPHYEPWRR
- a CDS encoding YncE family protein, with the protein product MGRVTTLHLTRRSKTLLAAAALLAAAAALPGCGTGGDRPEARGSQAAAPLSVPRKAAPAGLPGMPPVLDPKDLYAADRPGRLSPVVKGFPSRVYVPNTLSNTVSVIDPKTYKVIETIPVGVQPQHVVPSWDLKTLWVNNNRGHTLTPIDPATGKRGKDVDVHDPYNLYFTPHGKYAVVMASLDRELVFRDPHTMERRHTEPVSCYGVNHADFSADGRYFIVSCEFSGELLKVDTERMKVVGQQKLPFQGAMPQDVKISPDGKTFYVADMMAHGVWVLDGDSFATPRLLPTGKGCHGLYVSRDSREMYIPNRGEGSVSVFDFAKNRLTKKWWLPDGGSPDMGGVSADGKVLWLSGRYDSEVYAIDTTTGKQLARIPVGGGPHGLAVYPQPGRYSLGHTGVFR
- a CDS encoding ATP-binding protein, with product MAGLEGVEQPGQRGGATAARWVPAAEDEQALKALELFGNPTEDEVRLPSRPESAATARRLTQCVVLRQWGLTPQIAEHAVLLVSELVGNAVRHTGARVFGLRMLRRRGWIRIEVRDPSRGLPCLMPVHELDTSGRGLFLVDKLSDRWGVDLLPRGKTTWFEMRVSDR
- a CDS encoding enoyl-CoA hydratase/isomerase family protein, with translation MTVTLEVSEGVGTIRLDRPPMNALDVATQDRLRELAEEAARRDDVRAVVLYGGEKVFAAGADIKEMQAMDHAAMVLRSKGLQDAFTAVARIPKPVVAAVTGYALGGGCELALCADFRIAGDNAKLGQPEILLGLIPGAGGTQRLARLVGPSKAKDLIFTGRHVKADEALTMGLVDRVVPAAEVYEQAHAWAAKLAQGPALALRAAKESVDTGLETDIDTGLTVERNWFAGLFATEDRERGMRSFVEEGPGKAKFL
- a CDS encoding L,D-transpeptidase; this encodes MDVQPISGASAGAGRSGSGTGKGLLALLLGALLLLVTACGGSDSASGGEGGEKPKGGDAVKNAASQAVVTVAPKDGAASVATSGALKVTAEKGKLTTVTVADSKGNRVEGKLAGDGASWEPVRHLAGGTKYKVHAVAEDAEGRESAKDTTFTTLVPKNTFIGHYTPEDGSTVGVGMPVSINFTRGITDPGAVEKAIKVTAVPSVPIEGHWFGNDRLDFRPEKYWAAGTKVTVQLNLDGVEGRPGVYGKQQKTVTFTVGRSQVSTVDASAKTMKVVRDGKLIKTIPITAGAPSTTTYNGQMVISEKYKVTRMNGATVGFGGEYDIKDVPHAMRLSTSGTFVHGNYWASRSTFGSANVSHGCVGLRDVRGAYDGKTPAAWFYNQSIIGDVVVVKNSKDKQIQPENGLNGWNMPWSEWIK
- a CDS encoding L,D-transpeptidase, which gives rise to MRHVLKRAGLGIAAAMTCAGLMAGLAGCTSDGGLDIGIGGKGRSPEDTIRVTPDDGAKGVAPDGRVEVRVPSGRLERVKVVKVEDSQPVEVPGAISEDGLRWRPAAGARLALAAKYSVDAVALDAHGRRSARHTTFTTAVPEHRFIGYFKPENRSTVGTGMIVSFGFNRPIENRAAVERAIRITSRPAVEVSGHWFGKERLDFRPRAYWQPGTEVTVDLRLRDVEGAPGVYGIQHKTIGFTVGRSQVSRVDAEKHTMEVRRDGELVKTLPITAGAPKTTTYNGKMVVTELFDVTRMNGATVGFKKKDGKGEYDIKDVPHAMRLTDSGTFLHGNYWAPRSTFGTANVSHGCVGLHDEKGGSEDSPAGWFFERTLIGDVVEVVNSTDRKVSPDNGLGGWNMDWAHWRAGSALR
- the glgX gene encoding glycogen debranching protein GlgX translates to MWPGAPTPLGARFRAGPGGASGTNFALWAGGAEAVELCLFDEDGTETRLPLSELTHEIWHGFVPGVRPGQRYGYRVHGRWDPWTGARWNAAKLLLDPYARAVDGDFRLPPEVYGHVRDWPEQQVADTVRDTRDSAPFVPKGVVVHDDDDWSDDRRPKTPWADSVIYEVHVRGFTMRHPGIPEELRGTYAGLAHPAAIEHLVSLGVTAVELLPVHQFAHEDHLLRRGLRNYWGYNSIGYFAPHAAYSASGTAGQQVGEFKRMVKALHAAGIEVVLDVVYNHTAEASELGPMLSLRGIDNRGYYRLAADARRYADYTGCGNTLSVVQPHVLRLITDSLRYWVTEMGVDGFRFDLAAALARSMHDVDMLSPFLATIAQDPVLRRVKLIAEPWDVGNGGYQVGAFPPLWTEWNDRYRDAVRDFWRGALPDVRDLGYRLSGSSDLYAWGGRRPYASVNFITAHDGFTLRDLVSYEAKHNEANGEGNRDGTNDNRSWNCGAEGETDDPAVNALRRRQVRNLLTTLLLSTGVPMLVAGDEMGRTQGGNNNGYCQDNELGWVDWSLPERAGPRGLLDLTSRLLALRHAHPVLRRRAFFSGRPQAADGLRDLAWFTAAGAEMTEGDWYARTATIGMYLSGRDIPGRDARGEPVTDDSFLAVLHAGAEPVDFRLPGAPWAEAYELVVDTAREDQAEAPGTVHPGGEVVEVPARSVLLLRVRG